One genomic segment of Hevea brasiliensis isolate MT/VB/25A 57/8 chromosome 3, ASM3005281v1, whole genome shotgun sequence includes these proteins:
- the LOC110650269 gene encoding CASP-like protein 5B2 — protein sequence MKELIGSPGTVSGLVLRIGQCAFAAASIGIMASANGFSRYTAFCYLIASMGLQVLWSFGLACLDVYALGRKRDLLNPVLVSLFVVGDWVTSMLSLAAACSSAGVIVLYARDLNVCKSQTNLPCNRFEISILFGFLSWLLISISSHVMFWILASF from the exons atgAAGGAATTGATAGGGAGTCCAGGAACTGTGAGTGGGCTAGTACTGAGAATAGGGCAATGTGCATTTGCCGCTGCTTCTATTGGAATTATGGCCTCTGCCAATGGCTTCTCTCGCTACACCGCTTTCTG CTATTTGATTGCTTCAATGGGGCTTCAAGTTCTGTGGAGCTTTGGACTTGCATGTCTTGACGTTTATGCTTTGGGGAGAAAGAGAGACCTTCTAAACCCTGTACTAGTGAGCCTCTTTGTTGTGGGCGATTGG GTGACATCTATGTTATCACTTGCAGCTGCATGCTCATCAGCAGGCGTTATCGTTCTATATGCGAGAGACTTGAATGTGTGTAAGTCTCAAACAAATCTCCCATGTAACAGGTTCGAGATTTCCATACTTTTTGGTTTCCTCTCATGGCTTCTTATTAGCATATCCTCTCATGTGATGTTCTGGATCCTAGCCTCTTTCTAG
- the LOC110650270 gene encoding wall-associated receptor kinase-like 20, which yields MEKIVLVILISMVALLSYSRYAIAVQRCGDCGRTLVPYPLSIAPDCGDQRYKIRCTAGTLWFDSLNGSSYMITSINPLMRRIIIRPASLDSKTCISSDFRSQGIQLSDNLPFNISGSNTILLLNCTDAMLHLQPPMDCSATSICHDYIKDSAPTCVSAPLCCTFKTGWFQSTREIKVHGGWCAAYQSFVNLDVKKLAPKKWPESGVEIEWALPQEPVCKIPLDCRDLLYSKCLPDTINLGQKRCFCDAGFKWDPINGLCPNLKCFPGKACKKRKKKTALFAGVALAGGVILLLVVIGILFYSKLHNSRKAQKNLIKERKEMLNAKHSGKSARIFTGKEIIKATNNFSKDNLVGSGGFGEVFKGILDDGTTIATKRAKLGNTKGTDQVLNEVRILCQVNHRSLVRLLGCCVELEQPIMIYEYIPNGTLFDQLHCHHSSKWTPLTWQRRLRIAHQTAEGLAYLHSAAVPPIYHRDVKSSNILLDERLNAKVSDFGLSRLVETSENNDSHIFTCAQGTLGYLDPEYYRNFQLTDKSDVYSFGVVLLEMLTSKKAIDFNREEEDVNLVVYMKKIMDEDRLIDVVDPFIKDNRSKLELEMMKALGSLAAACLDDKRQNRPSMKEVADEIEYIIGITAGTGSKS from the exons ATGGAGAAGATAGTGCTTGTAATATTGATCTCAATGGTTGCACTTCTATCATACTCCCGCTATGCTATCGCGGTGCAACGCTGCGGGGATTGTGGCCGCACTTTGGTGCCATATCCCCTGAGTATTGCACCAGATTGTGGTGACCAAAGGTACAAGATTCGGTGCACTGCAGGCACACTATGGTTCGATTCTTTAAATGGATCATCCTACATGATCACATCCATTAACCCATTAATGCGACGCATAATCATTCGACCAGCAAGTTTAGATAGCAAAACTTGCATATCCAGTGATTTTCGAAGCCAAGGAATCCAGCTAAGTGACAATCTTCCCTTCAATATTTCTGGCAGTAACACTATTTTGTTACTTAATTGTACAGATGCAATGTTGCATTTGCAACCACCTATGGATTGTTCAGCTACTAGCATTTGTCATGACTATATTAAGGACAGTGCACCTACCTGTGTGAGTGCGCCATTGTGTTGTACGTTCAAGACTGGTTGGTTTCAAAGTACTCGTGAGATTAAGGTTCATGGTGGATGGTGCGCTGCATATCAGAGTTTTGTGAACTTGGATGTGAAGAAACTGGCTCCGAAGAAGTGGCCAGAGTCTGGAGTGGAGATAGAATGGGCCTTGCCTCAGGAGCCAGTTTGCAAGATTCCTTTGGACTGCAGAGACTTGTTGTACTCCAAATGCTTGCCAGATACGATAAACTTGGGACAGAAGAGGTGCTTTTGTGATGCTGGATTTAAGTGGGATCCCATCAATGGATTGTGTCCAA ATTTGAAGTGTTTCCCTGGGAAAGCTtgcaaaaagagaaagaaaaagactGCACTCTTTGCTG GTGTGGCCCTTGCCGGGGGAGTAATCCTACTTCTAGTCGTAATTGGGATTCTGTTCTACAGCAAACTTCACAACTCAAGAAAAGCACAAAAGAATTTGATCAAAGAAAGGAAGGAGATGTTAAATGCCAAACATAGCGGCAAATCGGCCAGGATTTTCACAGGCAAAGAGATAATAAAAGCAACCAACAACTTCTCCAAAGACAATCTCGTTGGGTCTGGTGGATTTGGTGAGGTCTTCAAGGGCATTCTTGATGATGGAACCACAATAGCCACCAAGAGAGCTAAGTTGGGAAATACCAAAGGCACCGATCAAGTCCTTAACGAGGTTCGAATTCTTTGCCAGGTGAATCACAGGAGTCTTGTAAGACTTCTGGGCTGCTGCGTTGAGCTTGAGCAGCCTATCATGATTTATGAGTATATCCCCAACGGAACCCTCTTTGATCAGCTTCATTGTCACCATTCCAGTAAGTGGACGCCTCTTACATGGCAACGCAGGCTACGAATTGCCCATCAAACTGCCGAAGGTCTAGCATATCTCCACTCTGCTGCTGTGCCTCCTATTTATCATCGTGATGTAAAATCCAGCAACATTTTACTTGACGAAAGGCTAAATGCCAAAGTTTCTGATTTCGGGCTCTCCAGGCTAGTGGAGACAAGTGAAAACAACGATAGCCATATATTCACTTGTGCACAGGGGACCCTTGGTTATCTTGACCCTGAATATTACCGTAACTTTCAGTTGACAGATAAGAGTGATGTTTATAGTTTTGGAGTTGTTTTGTTGGAGATGCTGACTTCTAAGAAGGCCATTGATTTTAAcagagaagaagaagatgttaACTTGGTGGTTTATATGAAGAAGATAATGGACGAAGACAGATTGATAGATGTTGTTGATCCATTTATCAAGGACAATCGAAGCAAGTTGGAGTTGGAGATGATGAAAGCATTGGGTTCTCTGGCAGCGGCTTGTCTGGAtgat aaa AGGCAGAATCGACCTTCAATGAAAGAAGTTGCAGATGAAATCGAGTATATTATTGGTATTACTGCAGGAACGGGTTCTAAATCATAG